Proteins from a single region of Natronincola ferrireducens:
- a CDS encoding group II intron maturase-specific domain-containing protein: FVIRTKSIGVNPKRIKRFKDKVRRITRRNSGRELESIIKELNPILRGWMNYYRVANIKSFTKDFMQWLRRRLRMVKMKQWKTYKAMHKEMRKLGIKGNGLRMAVTKWKNSNVHIIHQILPNKYFDDLDLIDIHKYEVGLLSNYY; encoded by the coding sequence GTTTTGTAATTCGTACTAAGTCCATTGGGGTCAACCCTAAAAGGATAAAACGCTTTAAGGATAAAGTGAGAAGAATTACAAGGCGAAACTCAGGAAGAGAACTTGAAAGTATTATTAAAGAACTAAATCCAATACTTAGGGGATGGATGAATTATTATCGCGTAGCAAACATTAAAAGTTTTACAAAAGATTTCATGCAGTGGCTACGAAGAAGACTTAGAATGGTAAAGATGAAGCAATGGAAGACCTATAAGGCAATGCATAAAGAAATGAGAAAGCTAGGAATTAAAGGAAATGGTCTAAGAATGGCTGTAACAAAGTGGAAGAACTCGAATGTTCATATAATCCACCAGATACTACCTAACAAATACTTTGACGACTTAGATCTCATTGATATTCATAAATACGAAGTTGGTTTGTTGTCGAATTATTATTAA
- a CDS encoding pseudouridine synthase, whose protein sequence is MRLNNYISSTGLCSRREADQLIKQKKVKINGEIAVLGSIVGPKDKVEVNGKALKTRKNDVYIALNKPVGITCTTERHIKGNIIDFVNHPQRIFPIGRLDKDSEGLILLTNDGSIVNEILREQNNHEKDYVVTVDKPITPSFIEGMSKGVKIYNPVKKQYTTTKSCKIIKINEKTFKITLSQGLNRQIRRMCAHFGYRVIKLKRIRIINITLKDLPVGKWRNLTREEVQNIRDK, encoded by the coding sequence ATGAGATTGAATAATTATATTAGCTCAACGGGACTTTGCTCTAGAAGAGAAGCAGATCAGTTAATTAAACAGAAAAAGGTAAAGATAAATGGAGAAATTGCAGTACTAGGTTCCATAGTAGGTCCAAAGGATAAGGTTGAAGTAAATGGTAAGGCCTTAAAAACAAGGAAAAATGATGTATATATTGCTTTAAACAAGCCAGTAGGCATTACTTGTACAACTGAAAGACATATAAAAGGGAACATTATTGATTTTGTAAATCATCCCCAACGTATTTTTCCAATTGGTAGGCTGGATAAAGACTCCGAAGGCTTAATCCTTCTTACGAATGACGGAAGTATCGTTAACGAGATTTTAAGAGAACAGAACAATCATGAAAAGGATTATGTTGTAACCGTTGACAAACCAATTACACCTTCTTTTATAGAGGGTATGTCCAAAGGAGTGAAGATCTATAATCCTGTAAAAAAACAATACACAACCACAAAGTCTTGTAAAATAATTAAAATAAATGAAAAAACCTTTAAAATTACTCTAAGCCAAGGATTGAACCGACAGATTAGAAGAATGTGCGCACACTTTGGGTATAGAGTTATAAAGTTGAAACGCATTCGAATTATAAATATTACACTGAAGGATTTGCCAGTAGGCAAGTGGAGGAATTTAACAAGGGAAGAGGTTCAAAATATTAGAGATAAATAG